One genomic window of SAR202 cluster bacterium includes the following:
- a CDS encoding DUF2283 domain-containing protein, with amino-acid sequence MKIDYDAQGDILTMTLSSIKPRYGEDEHPDVVLHVAEDGQIAMIEIMGASRHLKAEDLVAHSPDQLMSLAEAGASIGRSPGTLRLLCESGRLKAVKAGRNWLTTRAWLDSYLESRRGRRSGVRAKVSRKFTPAKAL; translated from the coding sequence ATGAAGATAGATTACGACGCACAGGGTGACATCCTTACCATGACCCTATCCAGCATCAAACCTCGTTATGGTGAAGACGAGCATCCCGATGTAGTGCTTCACGTGGCGGAGGACGGTCAAATCGCGATGATAGAGATCATGGGCGCCAGCCGCCATCTGAAGGCTGAAGACCTGGTGGCCCACAGCCCAGACCAGCTTATGTCACTAGCAGAGGCAGGCGCTTCCATCGGGCGGAGTCCAGGGACTTTGCGGCTGCTATGCGAGAGCGGCCGGCTGAAGGCGGTAAAGGCGGGGCGGAACTGGCTGACTACCAGGGCCTGGCTGGACAGCTACCTGGAGAGCAGGAGGGGCCGCAGGTCAGGTGTAAGAGCGAAAGTAAGCCGCAAGTTTACTCCCGCCAAGGCTTTGTGA
- the acs gene encoding acetate--CoA ligase: MPDTSPTIEALLKEQRTFPPPPEFAAKANIRDAKVYEEAERDFEGFWARFAGELHWFKKWDKVLDWKAPHAKWFIGGKTNVSYNCVDRHLNGPRRNKAAIIWEGEPGDWKVYTYQDLYREVGKFANGLKSLGVKKGDRVTIYMPMVPEAAIAMLACARIGAPHSVVFGGFSPEALKDRINDCQSKVVVTSDGGWRRGRVVPLKQNTDEALSGTSSVEKVVVLKRVGESMSTPMKAGRDVWWHDLVDKQPQKCPPESMDSEDMLYILYTSGTTGKPKGVVHTTGGYLTGAYATSKWVFDLKEDDVYWCTADIGWVTGHSYVVYGPLANGATTVMYEGAPDWPDRDRFWAIVEKYACSIVYTAPTAIRACMRWGEEHPKKHDLSSIRLLGTVGEPINPEAWMWYWKHIGGGRCPIVDTWWQTETGSILITPLPGVTTQVPGSATRPFPGIKAEVVDEQGNAVGPGQGGYLVLKRPWPSMLRTIYGDDNRFKQQYWSKYPGIYFTGDGAKMDEKGNLWLLGRVDDVIKISAHRISTMEVESALVDHQSVAEAAAIGREHELKGQALVAFVTIKESVKATPQLKDDLKAHVATKIGSIARPDEIYFAADLPKTRSGKIMRRLLRDIAEGRVLGDTTTLADPNVVKMLKEQYEEKED, encoded by the coding sequence ATGCCCGATACATCGCCGACGATTGAAGCACTTTTGAAGGAGCAGCGGACGTTCCCGCCGCCACCGGAGTTTGCCGCCAAGGCGAACATTCGCGACGCGAAGGTGTACGAGGAGGCAGAACGGGACTTTGAGGGGTTCTGGGCGCGGTTTGCGGGGGAGCTGCACTGGTTCAAGAAGTGGGACAAGGTGCTGGACTGGAAGGCGCCCCACGCCAAGTGGTTCATCGGCGGGAAGACCAACGTGTCGTACAACTGTGTCGATAGGCATTTGAACGGGCCGAGGCGAAATAAGGCGGCGATTATATGGGAGGGGGAGCCTGGGGACTGGAAGGTGTACACCTACCAGGACTTATATCGAGAGGTGGGGAAGTTCGCCAACGGGTTGAAGAGCCTGGGGGTGAAGAAGGGCGACCGGGTGACGATTTACATGCCTATGGTGCCGGAAGCGGCGATAGCGATGCTGGCGTGCGCGCGGATCGGCGCGCCGCACAGTGTGGTGTTCGGGGGGTTTAGCCCGGAGGCGCTGAAGGACCGTATCAACGACTGCCAGTCCAAGGTGGTGGTGACGTCGGACGGAGGGTGGCGCCGGGGCCGGGTGGTGCCGCTGAAGCAGAACACCGACGAGGCGCTGTCTGGAACCAGCAGCGTCGAGAAGGTGGTGGTGTTGAAGCGGGTGGGGGAGTCGATGTCGACGCCGATGAAGGCGGGGCGGGACGTGTGGTGGCACGACCTGGTGGACAAGCAGCCGCAGAAGTGTCCGCCCGAGTCCATGGACAGCGAGGACATGCTGTACATCCTCTACACCAGCGGTACGACAGGGAAGCCCAAGGGGGTTGTCCACACGACGGGCGGTTATCTGACTGGGGCTTACGCTACATCCAAGTGGGTTTTTGATCTCAAAGAGGACGACGTCTATTGGTGCACGGCGGACATCGGCTGGGTAACGGGACACAGCTATGTGGTATACGGGCCGCTGGCCAACGGGGCGACGACAGTGATGTATGAAGGTGCGCCGGACTGGCCGGACCGCGACCGGTTCTGGGCCATCGTCGAGAAGTACGCCTGCTCGATTGTCTATACGGCGCCGACGGCGATCCGCGCGTGTATGAGGTGGGGGGAGGAACACCCCAAGAAACACGACCTCTCGTCGATACGGCTGCTGGGGACGGTGGGGGAGCCTATAAACCCCGAGGCGTGGATGTGGTACTGGAAGCACATCGGCGGGGGAAGGTGCCCGATTGTCGATACGTGGTGGCAGACAGAGACGGGATCGATATTGATTACGCCGCTGCCGGGGGTGACGACGCAGGTGCCCGGGTCGGCGACGCGGCCGTTCCCTGGGATCAAGGCGGAGGTGGTGGACGAGCAAGGTAATGCCGTCGGGCCTGGACAGGGCGGATACCTGGTGCTGAAGCGCCCATGGCCATCGATGCTGCGGACTATCTATGGAGATGATAACCGGTTCAAGCAGCAGTATTGGAGCAAGTACCCAGGGATTTACTTCACGGGCGACGGGGCGAAGATGGACGAGAAGGGAAACCTCTGGCTGTTGGGCAGGGTGGACGACGTTATCAAGATATCGGCGCACAGGATAAGCACTATGGAGGTGGAGAGCGCGCTGGTGGACCACCAGTCGGTGGCGGAGGCGGCGGCCATCGGCAGAGAACACGAGTTGAAGGGGCAGGCGCTGGTAGCCTTCGTGACGATTAAGGAGTCGGTCAAGGCGACACCGCAGTTGAAGGACGATCTGAAGGCGCATGTGGCGACGAAGATTGGGTCGATAGCGAGGCCGGACGAGATATATTTCGCGGCGGACCTGCCGAAAACTCGCAGCGGGAAGATTATGCGACGGCTGCTGCGGGACATCGCGGAGGGGCGGGTGCTGGGGGACACGACGACGCTGGCGGACCCGAACGTGGTGAAGATGCTAAAGGAGCAGTACGAGGAGAAGGAGGACTAG
- a CDS encoding GNAT family N-acetyltransferase, producing the protein MIRPTIPSDTATLVTMAGDTGVFKPLEIQALQEVLDDFHSQANKEGHRSITYEQDGHLAGFAYFAPAAMTDRTWYLWWIVVNKQIQARGIGGKLLSRVEEEIRHSGGRLLLIETSSLPHYDLTRRFYLKHGYKQATVLHDFYADGDDLVVYSKRITN; encoded by the coding sequence ATGATTAGGCCCACCATACCCAGCGACACCGCCACCCTCGTAACCATGGCCGGCGACACCGGCGTCTTCAAGCCCTTGGAAATCCAGGCCCTGCAAGAAGTCCTGGACGACTTTCATAGCCAGGCCAACAAGGAGGGACACCGCTCGATAACCTACGAGCAAGACGGGCACCTGGCCGGCTTTGCCTACTTCGCCCCCGCCGCCATGACCGACCGCACCTGGTACCTTTGGTGGATCGTCGTGAACAAACAGATCCAGGCCCGAGGCATCGGCGGCAAACTTCTAAGCCGCGTTGAGGAAGAAATCCGCCATTCTGGAGGCCGCCTTCTCCTCATCGAAACCTCATCCCTGCCCCACTACGACCTTACCCGCCGCTTCTATCTCAAACATGGCTACAAGCAAGCCACAGTCCTCCACGACTTCTACGCTGACGGTGACGACCTGGTCGTCTACAGCAAACGCATTACCAACTAA